The following proteins are co-located in the Chryseobacterium daecheongense genome:
- a CDS encoding choice-of-anchor L domain-containing protein: protein MKRYLLLFSFFLVSLNIYHSQSINPRKVPKPRPNLAAKAGAFIDVNAPGYNESAYNITQLVKDVLISSGTNSCVTPNVSNVQVNPSLPASDVNRAWGYFHKGTTNFPFKDGIVLVTGKANRTGNSYIDVLSPLSDLVGTGSDPDLVAATNPSVNLNDAVVLEFDFVPTSSQVKFNYLFASEEYTTSFPCSYSDAFALLLKPVAGTAPYVNMAVLPSGAGPVSVTNIHPDTQFDGSPLSCGAINPTFFGGYNTTNIETNFNGRTVPLTATATVIPGQAYHFKMVLADAIDTSYDSAVFLEGGSFNIGVELLDPDGGTLPSDINVCDNVPQVLTASVSDPNMAYQWYYNGAIVPGATTNTITAVQPGTYTIEVTFPGNPCPGKASIQIHGGTTPNANDATLLLCSTPDVTTFDLTTAMPSISTTPNAVFHFYENQADALAQNDNYITTPLNYNGNDGQILYVVVSNGGFCSRLIKLTLSKEVTPTAHVVSTKLKICPGDSVDLTATGGVTYQWSNFPGTGNTQTVTLFNTTTFTVYAIGAKGCKSLQPATITVEVVPEITSPLKDVEMCIGDRITLDAGAGPNYTYLWSTGETTQTISVDQLGIYSVTIDNGYCTKVFTVKVMGATLPFITGLNYGNNTLTITAVNPSLNNIPGVLEYSIDNGISWQASNVFTGLLDNTTYNLQVRIQGTHCVGTLDFFTLKISNIITPNEDGINDVLDLSSLKNFNNFTGSIYDRYGVEMFRFSKENPIWDGTVGGKRLSTATYWYKFNFEYPKSKAQMNWSGWILLKNRE from the coding sequence ATGAAGAGATATCTCCTGTTGTTTTCTTTTTTTTTAGTTTCGCTGAATATTTATCATTCACAAAGTATTAATCCCAGAAAAGTTCCTAAGCCAAGACCTAATTTAGCTGCCAAAGCAGGGGCGTTTATCGATGTAAATGCACCGGGATATAATGAGTCTGCTTACAACATTACTCAGCTTGTAAAAGACGTGCTTATTTCATCAGGAACAAACTCATGTGTTACTCCCAATGTGTCAAATGTCCAGGTAAATCCTTCTTTACCGGCAAGTGATGTCAATAGGGCGTGGGGTTACTTTCATAAGGGTACCACAAACTTTCCCTTTAAAGATGGAATTGTACTTGTGACCGGAAAGGCGAACAGGACCGGAAACAGCTATATAGATGTATTGAGTCCTTTAAGTGACCTTGTCGGTACAGGAAGCGACCCGGATCTGGTAGCTGCTACCAATCCGTCAGTGAATCTAAATGATGCTGTTGTATTGGAGTTTGATTTCGTTCCTACTTCTTCGCAGGTGAAATTTAATTATTTATTTGCTTCCGAAGAATATACAACATCCTTTCCATGCAGTTATTCCGATGCATTTGCGCTGTTGCTTAAACCTGTAGCGGGTACAGCACCTTACGTCAATATGGCGGTATTACCCAGTGGTGCAGGACCTGTAAGTGTAACCAATATTCACCCGGATACTCAGTTTGATGGGAGCCCTTTGAGTTGTGGAGCAATTAATCCAACATTCTTCGGAGGATATAATACAACTAATATTGAGACTAATTTTAACGGTAGAACCGTTCCTCTTACGGCTACCGCAACGGTAATTCCGGGACAGGCCTATCATTTCAAAATGGTTCTTGCTGATGCGATCGATACAAGTTATGATTCAGCGGTATTTTTAGAAGGTGGATCTTTTAATATAGGAGTGGAATTATTGGATCCGGATGGAGGCACATTGCCATCAGATATCAATGTTTGTGATAATGTTCCTCAGGTACTGACAGCTTCAGTGAGTGATCCTAATATGGCGTATCAATGGTATTACAACGGTGCCATTGTACCGGGAGCAACAACCAATACCATTACAGCAGTACAGCCGGGAACCTATACTATTGAAGTTACTTTTCCGGGAAATCCATGTCCGGGGAAAGCATCTATACAGATTCATGGGGGGACAACTCCTAATGCCAATGATGCTACGCTATTGTTATGCTCTACGCCGGATGTCACAACATTTGATTTGACTACAGCAATGCCTTCAATAAGTACAACACCTAATGCGGTATTCCATTTTTATGAAAATCAGGCAGATGCTTTAGCGCAAAATGATAATTATATTACCACTCCGCTTAATTATAATGGTAATGATGGACAGATTTTATATGTTGTGGTGTCTAATGGAGGGTTCTGTAGTCGGCTGATTAAATTAACTTTATCAAAAGAGGTTACCCCTACCGCACATGTTGTTTCCACAAAACTGAAAATATGTCCGGGAGATTCGGTAGACCTTACGGCTACTGGCGGAGTTACTTACCAATGGAGTAATTTCCCGGGAACCGGTAATACACAAACCGTAACTTTATTCAATACTACAACGTTTACAGTATATGCTATCGGAGCAAAAGGATGTAAATCATTGCAGCCTGCTACAATCACAGTAGAAGTAGTTCCGGAAATAACCTCTCCTTTGAAAGATGTTGAAATGTGTATCGGAGACAGAATTACACTGGATGCGGGAGCCGGACCTAATTATACTTATTTATGGAGTACGGGTGAAACGACGCAAACGATTTCTGTAGACCAATTGGGTATTTATTCTGTTACTATAGATAATGGGTACTGTACAAAAGTATTCACGGTGAAAGTGATGGGAGCTACTCTGCCTTTTATCACCGGATTAAATTATGGCAATAATACATTAACAATCACAGCGGTAAATCCATCGCTTAATAATATTCCGGGAGTACTTGAGTATTCTATTGATAACGGAATTTCATGGCAGGCCTCTAACGTGTTTACGGGGTTATTGGATAATACAACATATAATCTTCAGGTAAGGATACAGGGAACACATTGTGTGGGAACACTTGACTTCTTTACTTTAAAGATTTCCAATATTATTACTCCTAACGAAGATGGAATCAATGATGTTCTTGACCTGTCGTCTCTAAAGAACTTTAATAACTTTACCGGATCTATTTATGACAGATATGGTGTGGAAATGTTCAGGTTCTCTAAAGAAAATCCGATCTGGGATGGAACCGTAGGAGGAAAGAGATTATCTACCGCTACGTACTGGTATAAATTTAACTTTGAATATCCTAAATCAAAAGCCCAGATGAACTGGTCTGGTTGGATATTACTTAAAAACAGAGAATAA
- the rsmA gene encoding 16S rRNA (adenine(1518)-N(6)/adenine(1519)-N(6))-dimethyltransferase RsmA yields the protein MSVKAKKHLGQHFLTDENIARKIVEGLSFENYNNIMEVGPGMGVLTKYLLEKDQYIYLAEIDNESIEYLKNHYSKITDKNFVGDFLKQDFAFINNEQLAIIGNFPYNISSQILFKIIDHYELIPEMVGMFQKEVAERTAAVPRTKDYGILSVLIQAYYDVSYMFTVHENVFNPPPKVKSGVIRLTRNPKEGLAGNEVLFKQIVKAGFNQRRKKLSNSLKILNIPEALKTHEFLDKRAEELSVNDFISFTKQWKENA from the coding sequence TTGAGTGTAAAAGCAAAAAAACATCTTGGTCAACACTTCCTGACAGATGAAAACATAGCGAGAAAAATTGTAGAAGGCTTAAGCTTTGAAAACTACAATAATATCATGGAGGTTGGTCCGGGAATGGGAGTCCTTACAAAATATCTATTGGAAAAAGACCAATATATTTATCTTGCTGAAATTGATAACGAGTCCATCGAATATTTGAAAAATCATTATTCAAAAATTACAGATAAAAATTTCGTAGGAGATTTTTTAAAGCAGGATTTTGCTTTTATCAATAATGAACAGCTTGCTATTATCGGCAATTTCCCCTACAATATATCTTCGCAGATCCTTTTTAAGATCATAGATCATTATGAACTTATTCCTGAAATGGTAGGAATGTTCCAGAAGGAAGTTGCAGAAAGAACAGCTGCCGTTCCGAGAACAAAAGACTATGGCATTTTATCTGTTCTTATTCAGGCGTACTATGATGTATCCTATATGTTTACTGTTCATGAAAATGTTTTCAACCCACCACCAAAGGTAAAATCAGGAGTTATCAGGCTAACCAGAAATCCCAAAGAAGGTTTAGCCGGCAATGAAGTCCTGTTTAAGCAAATTGTAAAGGCAGGATTCAACCAGAGGAGAAAGAAATTATCCAACTCTCTTAAAATACTGAACATTCCTGAAGCATTAAAAACCCATGAATTTTTAGATAAGAGAGCTGAAGAACTCAGCGTTAACGATTTTATTTCTTTTACAAAACAGTGGAAAGAAAACGCATAA
- a CDS encoding permease-like cell division protein FtsX: protein MAKSVDEFNKKRLRSSNITVVISIALVLFLLGLMGLILINAQKYSDYIKEQLVVNAYFDENYDAKDSVKIAKLEEETFKKVQTLAPVKRATYISREMAAKEAKASMGIDSDALFEENIFPSSIEVALKPEYVDPAKIDAAIKTLKSVPGIVDVKNNSTLMVDVYNNLNRILKWILGFSILFLILAVVLINNSIRLKIFSKRFIIKTMQLVGAKRRFILKPFIVEALILGCIGSVIGLLALFGVWYYFTSQIGSAFVQNNQQYFWLVILVFGVGIFITVLSTIVATWRFLRTNVDDLYYS from the coding sequence ATGGCGAAATCTGTAGATGAATTTAATAAGAAGAGACTTAGGTCCAGCAATATTACAGTGGTAATTAGTATTGCCTTAGTGTTATTTTTGTTAGGATTAATGGGATTGATTTTAATTAATGCCCAGAAATATTCTGACTATATCAAGGAGCAGTTGGTTGTAAACGCATACTTTGATGAAAACTATGACGCTAAAGATTCTGTTAAAATTGCGAAACTGGAAGAAGAAACTTTTAAAAAAGTACAGACTTTAGCCCCCGTAAAAAGGGCAACCTATATTTCAAGAGAGATGGCTGCTAAGGAAGCAAAAGCCAGTATGGGAATTGATAGTGATGCACTTTTTGAAGAAAATATTTTCCCTTCATCTATTGAAGTTGCTTTAAAACCGGAGTATGTGGATCCGGCAAAAATTGATGCGGCTATTAAAACGCTGAAATCCGTTCCCGGTATTGTAGATGTAAAGAATAACAGTACCCTGATGGTAGATGTTTATAATAACCTGAACAGAATCTTGAAATGGATCTTAGGCTTTTCTATACTATTCCTTATTTTAGCGGTTGTCTTGATTAACAATTCAATCCGTCTGAAAATATTCTCCAAAAGATTTATTATTAAGACCATGCAGCTTGTAGGGGCAAAGAGAAGGTTTATCCTGAAACCATTTATTGTTGAGGCTTTGATTTTGGGTTGTATAGGCTCTGTTATCGGACTTCTGGCACTATTTGGAGTATGGTATTATTTCACAAGTCAGATCGGGTCTGCATTTGTTCAGAATAATCAGCAATATTTCTGGCTTGTTATACTGGTATTCGGGGTAGGGATTTTTATTACCGTTTTAAGTACTATTGTTGCTACCTGGAGATTCTTGAGAACAAACGTTGACGATTTATATTACTCTTAA
- a CDS encoding DUF3098 domain-containing protein: MSKKTNKFSAAEFGTDTKAPQENTFYFGQQNFKWMLIGLAFIVVGFLLMMGADANTVDGKYDPNSWNDGIFSIRRIRIAPLFVVIGFVIEVYAILKRK, translated from the coding sequence ATGAGCAAAAAAACAAATAAATTTTCTGCAGCTGAGTTTGGTACGGATACCAAAGCTCCACAGGAAAACACCTTTTATTTCGGACAACAAAACTTTAAATGGATGCTGATTGGATTAGCATTCATTGTAGTAGGTTTTCTCCTGATGATGGGTGCCGATGCTAATACTGTCGATGGAAAATATGATCCGAACTCATGGAACGACGGTATCTTCTCTATTCGCAGAATCCGGATAGCTCCATTATTTGTAGTTATCGGTTTCGTTATAGAAGTATATGCGATTTTAAAAAGAAAATAA
- a CDS encoding undecaprenyl-diphosphate phosphatase: MDLFKAIIIAIIEGLTEYLPISSTAHMGFTASLMGLPEDEFLKMFQVSIQFGAILSVVVAYWKKFFDFNNIKFYYKLAFAVVPALALGYLFDDKIEAVLGNQIAISSVLVLGGIVLLFADTWFKNPTIDDEKGITIKKAVTIGFWQCLAMMPGTSRSAASIIGGMTQGLTRKAAAEFSFFLAVPTMLAVTVYSVFVKTWGKETPNPQKGYEMILSSQDHLTIFIIGNIVAFIVALIAIKAFIGVLNKYGFKPWGWYRIFVGIALLIYFYFFK, translated from the coding sequence ATGGATTTATTCAAAGCAATTATTATTGCGATTATAGAAGGTCTTACTGAGTATCTTCCAATTTCTTCTACAGCCCACATGGGTTTCACGGCTAGCTTAATGGGATTGCCGGAAGATGAATTTTTAAAAATGTTTCAGGTATCTATTCAGTTTGGTGCTATTTTATCAGTGGTGGTTGCTTATTGGAAAAAGTTCTTTGATTTTAATAATATTAAATTCTATTATAAGCTTGCCTTTGCGGTAGTACCGGCTTTGGCTTTGGGATATCTTTTTGATGATAAGATTGAAGCTGTTCTTGGAAATCAGATCGCTATTTCGTCTGTTTTGGTTTTAGGTGGAATCGTTTTATTATTTGCAGATACCTGGTTTAAAAACCCGACAATTGATGATGAAAAGGGGATTACTATCAAGAAAGCCGTAACCATAGGTTTTTGGCAGTGTCTTGCAATGATGCCGGGAACAAGCAGAAGTGCTGCTTCTATTATCGGAGGAATGACACAGGGATTAACGCGAAAGGCGGCCGCGGAATTTTCATTTTTCCTTGCTGTTCCTACGATGCTGGCAGTTACTGTGTATTCAGTTTTTGTAAAAACTTGGGGAAAAGAAACTCCTAATCCTCAGAAAGGATATGAAATGATTTTGTCATCACAAGATCATCTTACTATTTTTATCATTGGAAATATCGTGGCATTTATTGTGGCTTTGATTGCTATTAAAGCTTTTATCGGAGTTCTTAATAAATATGGTTTCAAACCTTGGGGATGGTATCGTATTTTTGTAGGAATAGCTTTATTGATTTATTTCTATTTCTTTAAATAA
- the truB gene encoding tRNA pseudouridine(55) synthase TruB, with translation MTAENILEGHIFLLDKPLDWTSFQAVNKMKYKLKSEFKLPKKFKIGHAGTLDPRATGLLIVCTGKFTKKIPEIQDAPKEYWTEIKIGVQTESYDTEKPEILHQDISNVSEEQVRAVLQKFVGEIDQKPPVFSAIKIDGKRAYNLARAGEEVEMKSRKTTIFYLNNIQIDFPFVSFTVGCSKGTYIRSLAHDIGQELGVGAYLTQLRRTKIGEYKIEDSTEKFLENDFKFESI, from the coding sequence ATGACTGCCGAAAATATACTTGAAGGCCATATATTTTTACTTGATAAACCTTTGGATTGGACCTCTTTCCAGGCCGTTAATAAAATGAAATATAAACTCAAAAGTGAGTTTAAACTTCCTAAAAAATTTAAGATTGGGCATGCCGGAACTTTAGATCCTAGAGCAACAGGTTTACTCATTGTCTGCACCGGGAAATTCACTAAAAAAATTCCTGAAATACAGGATGCCCCTAAAGAATATTGGACTGAAATCAAGATAGGGGTTCAGACGGAATCTTACGATACTGAAAAACCTGAAATTCTTCATCAGGATATTTCAAACGTTTCCGAGGAGCAGGTAAGAGCAGTTTTACAAAAATTTGTTGGAGAAATAGACCAGAAACCTCCGGTTTTTTCTGCTATAAAAATTGATGGGAAAAGAGCTTATAATCTAGCGAGAGCAGGTGAAGAAGTAGAGATGAAGTCGAGAAAAACTACTATTTTTTATCTTAATAATATTCAGATTGATTTTCCTTTTGTGAGTTTTACGGTAGGATGTTCAAAGGGGACCTATATCCGGAGTCTTGCACATGATATTGGGCAGGAGCTTGGTGTTGGTGCATATTTAACGCAACTGAGACGCACGAAGATCGGGGAATATAAGATAGAAGACAGTACAGAAAAGTTTTTAGAAAATGATTTTAAATTTGA